Within Syntrophorhabdaceae bacterium, the genomic segment ACAGGCTCGTCCAGTTCGATTGCAACGACTTCCGGGAAAAATACCAGTATGCCCAGGATCAATGCCGTAACCCGTGGGTCATCTTCATCGACGCGGACGAATGGCTCACAAGGGAGATCAAGAAAGAGATCGGGGCGATCGTGACTTCTCAAACCCCTTTCGACGCGTTCGTGGTCGACAGGAGGAATTACTACTTAGGAAGGGAGATCAAATACGGCGGGTGGTATCCCGATCACGAGATACGGCTCTACAGGAAATCGAAAGGCGCCTGGAGAGGCGACCTCCACGCGAAGGTCCACGTGGAAGGCAAAGTGGGACACCTTAAGAGCTATTACATGCACGCTCCGTACGGGAATACGTCGGACCAGATCAAGACCATCGACAGGTATTCGGCGACTTACGCAGAAGATCTTTGGAAGGCAGGGAAAAAGTTCCGCCTCCCGAACCTGCTCTTCCGACCGATTTACAGGTTTTTCAGAGATTATATTCTGAAGCGCGGCTTTCTCGACGGCGTCCCGGGACTGATAGTGGCGGTGAGCACGGTTTATTACGTCTTCATGAAGCAGGCCAAGCTGT encodes:
- a CDS encoding glycosyltransferase family 2 protein, which gives rise to MTPGDPIRRIAETDGPTAELPLSVYMIVFNNGNTIEKALESVAGWADEVVVVDSHSTDGSHAIITRYTDRLVQFDCNDFREKYQYAQDQCRNPWVIFIDADEWLTREIKKEIGAIVTSQTPFDAFVVDRRNYYLGREIKYGGWYPDHEIRLYRKSKGAWRGDLHAKVHVEGKVGHLKSYYMHAPYGNTSDQIKTIDRYSATYAEDLWKAGKKFRLPNLLFRPIYRFFRDYILKRGFLDGVPGLIVAVSTVYYVFMKQAKLWEIEREQRRTGQK